Proteins encoded within one genomic window of Chitinophaga parva:
- a CDS encoding DUF3570 domain-containing protein, whose protein sequence is MKKISLSILALWAGMLTTHAQSPADSSHYVARTLHLDEINFVSGYYHQDGNNSAVTGGIGTEKLTDFANTINIQVSKFNAAGFKHTFQFELGIDHYTSASSDKIDPHTISSASSADTRVYPSLHWTRSNEKTGNAFGVSASLSSEFDYQSRGIGFLLTRLSKDKNRQFDFKAQAFFDTWKVILPIELRPPGQEGGPYENKPRDSYSASFSLSQVINTRLQAMIIAEPSYQHGLLATRYQRNYFTDGSERAENLPDNRYKLPIGVRFSYFLDDHFIVRAFYRYYMDNWGIRAHTAEIEVPVKFTPFLSLSPFYRYNTQQGTRYFKSYGQHNPAETYYTSDYDLSSLHSNFVGANLRLSPPKGVLGYQHFSSLELRYGHYMRSTGLTSNIVTLALKFK, encoded by the coding sequence ATGAAAAAAATATCCCTTTCCATACTGGCGCTATGGGCAGGCATGCTCACCACGCATGCACAAAGCCCGGCAGACAGCAGCCACTATGTAGCGCGCACCCTGCACCTGGATGAGATCAATTTTGTATCCGGCTACTATCACCAGGATGGTAATAACTCCGCCGTAACAGGGGGCATTGGTACGGAAAAACTCACCGACTTTGCCAACACGATCAACATCCAGGTGTCCAAGTTCAATGCGGCTGGTTTTAAACACACTTTCCAGTTTGAACTGGGCATTGACCACTACACATCGGCTTCTTCTGACAAGATAGATCCGCACACCATTTCATCTGCATCATCTGCAGACACCCGCGTCTACCCTTCTTTACACTGGACACGCTCCAATGAGAAAACAGGCAATGCTTTTGGTGTAAGCGCATCTTTATCCTCTGAGTTTGATTACCAGTCGCGCGGCATCGGCTTCCTTCTTACCCGTCTTTCAAAAGACAAGAACCGGCAGTTTGACTTTAAAGCACAGGCTTTCTTTGATACCTGGAAAGTGATCCTGCCCATAGAACTGCGCCCGCCGGGACAAGAAGGAGGGCCCTATGAAAACAAGCCACGCGATTCTTACAGTGCATCTTTTTCATTGTCGCAGGTGATCAATACCAGGCTACAGGCAATGATCATCGCGGAGCCTTCTTATCAACACGGGCTACTGGCCACCCGTTACCAGCGCAACTATTTTACAGACGGATCCGAACGGGCGGAAAACCTGCCGGACAACCGGTACAAACTGCCGATCGGTGTACGTTTCAGCTACTTCCTGGATGATCACTTTATTGTGCGTGCTTTTTACCGGTATTATATGGATAACTGGGGCATCCGCGCACATACCGCAGAAATTGAAGTACCGGTGAAATTTACGCCGTTCCTCTCCCTCAGTCCCTTCTACCGCTACAACACACAGCAGGGCACCCGCTATTTCAAGTCATACGGCCAGCACAACCCGGCGGAAACTTACTATACCAGCGACTATGACCTGTCCTCACTGCACAGTAATTTCGTTGGGGCTAACCTGCGGTTATCGCCTCCCAAAGGGGTATTGGGCTACCAGCATTTTAGTTCCTTGGAACTTCGGTACGGCCATTATATGCGGTCCACAGGGCTTACCAGCAACATTGTAACGCTGGCCCTGAAATTCAAATAA
- a CDS encoding DUF4266 domain-containing protein, producing MLHNNSRLRTWLVILACAGFSACTTVKAYQKSKINDSEMELSARRSQQFEQNFQLYREGGSGANGGKSGGGCGCN from the coding sequence ATGTTACACAATAACAGCAGGCTCCGCACCTGGTTGGTGATACTTGCCTGTGCAGGTTTCTCAGCCTGTACCACGGTAAAGGCCTACCAAAAAAGCAAGATCAACGATTCTGAAATGGAGTTATCCGCACGCAGGTCGCAACAATTTGAACAGAACTTCCAGCTATACCGCGAAGGCGGCTCCGGTGCCAATGGCGGCAAGAGCGGCGGCGGATGCGGTTGTAATTAA
- a CDS encoding FAD:protein FMN transferase — MPATKAATSLYKEVLRLMGNRFEITVVSGNEAWARARIAAAIREIQRIETMLTTFRDDSETAAVNAMAGIAPVKVSQEFFQLVERSIKISGLTQGAFDITYGGIDKSLWNFDTNMTSLPDPAVARQSVRLINYRNVLLDATHCTVMLKEKGMRIGFGGIGKGYAADKARQLLQSQGVESGIVNAAGDLTCWGTQPNGAPWTIGIADPDQARQPFSALRISNMSIATSGNYEKYATINGKRYAHTIDPATGLPVTGVKSVTILCPSAELADAMATPVMVMGAKVGLHLVNQLRNIACIIIDDQNHLSHTNNIHVTQ, encoded by the coding sequence ATGCCAGCCACTAAAGCCGCTACCAGTCTTTATAAGGAAGTGCTCCGGCTCATGGGCAACCGGTTTGAGATCACGGTGGTCAGTGGGAACGAAGCCTGGGCCAGGGCCCGCATTGCTGCAGCCATCCGGGAAATACAGCGCATTGAGACGATGTTAACCACCTTCCGCGACGACAGTGAAACTGCCGCCGTTAATGCGATGGCGGGTATTGCCCCCGTGAAGGTATCACAGGAATTTTTCCAGCTTGTAGAGCGCTCCATTAAAATATCCGGTCTTACACAAGGCGCATTTGACATTACTTACGGTGGTATCGACAAAAGCCTGTGGAATTTTGATACCAACATGACCTCCCTGCCAGATCCTGCAGTGGCCAGGCAATCCGTACGGCTTATTAATTATCGGAACGTACTGCTGGATGCAACGCACTGCACCGTGATGTTGAAAGAAAAAGGCATGCGGATAGGGTTTGGAGGCATCGGCAAGGGGTATGCGGCAGATAAAGCACGCCAGCTATTGCAATCACAGGGCGTGGAAAGCGGCATTGTGAACGCAGCCGGCGACCTAACCTGCTGGGGCACACAACCTAACGGAGCGCCCTGGACCATTGGCATTGCAGATCCGGACCAGGCAAGGCAACCCTTCTCCGCATTGCGCATCAGCAACATGTCTATTGCCACCTCCGGTAATTATGAGAAATATGCCACCATCAACGGCAAACGGTACGCCCACACGATAGACCCTGCCACCGGCCTGCCGGTTACCGGTGTAAAGAGCGTCACCATACTTTGCCCCAGTGCAGAACTGGCAGATGCCATGGCAACCCCGGTAATGGTGATGGGCGCAAAAGTGGGCCTGCACCTGGTGAACCAATTGCGCAACATTGCCTGCATTATCATAGACGACCAAAATCATCTCTCTCATACAAACAACATACATGTTACACAATAA
- a CDS encoding thioredoxin family protein, producing MKLITIVLFMMFGPGLTWSGDFEAARTDAASSHKYLLVNFSGSDWCGPCIRLRSTILEAKDFEAYAADHLVLVRADFPRQKKNQLPKDQVKRNEALADKYNPDGKFPYTLLLDSNGKVIKTWEGCPDETPAQFVGEIEQQLHASH from the coding sequence ATGAAATTAATTACGATTGTCCTGTTTATGATGTTTGGCCCGGGTCTTACCTGGTCCGGCGATTTTGAGGCAGCCCGCACGGACGCTGCCAGTTCCCACAAATATCTGCTTGTAAACTTTTCGGGTTCCGATTGGTGCGGCCCCTGCATCCGACTGCGCAGTACCATCCTGGAAGCAAAAGACTTTGAGGCTTACGCGGCAGATCACCTGGTGCTGGTAAGGGCCGACTTTCCCCGCCAGAAAAAGAACCAGCTGCCCAAAGACCAGGTAAAACGCAACGAGGCACTGGCAGATAAATACAACCCTGACGGTAAATTTCCATATACTTTGCTACTGGACAGTAATGGAAAAGTGATCAAAACCTGGGAAGGGTGCCCCGATGAAACACCTGCGCAATTTGTAGGAGAAATAGAACAGCAATTACATGCCAGCCACTAA
- a CDS encoding L,D-transpeptidase family protein, translating into MPYRLYFAAIACLLMFRLPGASAQSGLYAATAFPRLNTPPAAISWINEEGSPLLDTLYRYLLQADSLGLPPEDYNVSYVQTLCDGRQQLPDQNDTAFANQELTCIATQYFHDVAYGRPGLSPVDFNGLHYTPEPPLPVSAQLADAVAEGRFGQFMTRMEPGNSLYRALKKSLQHYRDMITDTLRAPLAARIHAIQAAMDQVRWASRYLAGQPVIIVNLPSADLQFYRNDSLLLYTRVIPGKPATPTHTLCSTITSAELYPYWSVPHRIAVKELLPEQRRNPRFLENNQFQVLDARDRIVNPRHIAWQQLGPGHFPYRLRQSTGCDNAMGIIKFSFNSPYDIYLHDTPSKTLFMFERRFYSHGCIRVEEAMALARILLADKPEVAKSLLSNECLKHQAPETIMLNQPVYIMVLYNTAWPDAFGKVHFYQDIYNLQHFNI; encoded by the coding sequence ATGCCTTACAGGTTATATTTCGCGGCAATAGCCTGCCTGCTGATGTTCCGTTTGCCAGGTGCCAGCGCGCAATCCGGTTTGTATGCGGCCACCGCTTTCCCGCGCCTGAACACTCCACCTGCAGCGATCAGCTGGATCAATGAGGAAGGCAGCCCACTGCTGGACACATTATACCGGTACCTGTTGCAGGCAGACAGCCTGGGCCTTCCGCCGGAAGACTACAACGTTAGCTATGTCCAGACTTTGTGTGATGGCCGCCAGCAATTACCTGACCAGAATGACACGGCTTTTGCTAACCAGGAGCTGACCTGTATTGCTACCCAATATTTTCATGACGTGGCTTACGGCAGGCCGGGCCTGTCTCCGGTAGATTTCAATGGTCTTCACTACACCCCCGAGCCTCCGCTCCCGGTCAGCGCCCAACTGGCCGATGCCGTAGCCGAAGGACGTTTCGGGCAATTCATGACCAGGATGGAGCCCGGTAACAGTCTTTACCGTGCGTTAAAAAAATCGCTGCAACATTACCGCGACATGATCACAGATACCCTGCGTGCCCCCCTCGCGGCCCGCATCCATGCTATCCAGGCTGCCATGGACCAGGTGCGCTGGGCCAGCCGGTACCTGGCCGGCCAACCGGTGATCATTGTAAATCTCCCCTCCGCCGACCTGCAATTTTACCGGAACGACAGCCTGTTGCTCTATACCCGTGTAATTCCCGGGAAACCCGCTACGCCTACCCATACCTTGTGCAGCACCATTACCAGCGCCGAGTTATACCCGTACTGGTCGGTGCCCCATCGCATCGCGGTGAAGGAATTGCTCCCGGAGCAGCGCCGGAACCCCCGTTTCCTGGAAAACAATCAATTCCAGGTGCTGGATGCCCGCGACCGCATTGTTAATCCCCGGCATATCGCATGGCAACAACTTGGCCCTGGCCATTTCCCCTATCGCCTGCGCCAGTCTACCGGTTGCGATAACGCCATGGGCATTATTAAATTCAGCTTCAATAGCCCATATGATATTTACCTTCACGACACGCCCTCGAAAACCCTGTTCATGTTTGAACGGCGCTTCTACAGCCACGGCTGCATACGGGTGGAAGAAGCCATGGCACTGGCCCGCATTTTACTGGCGGACAAACCTGAAGTGGCAAAATCCCTTTTATCCAACGAATGCCTCAAACACCAGGCCCCCGAGACGATCATGCTCAACCAGCCGGTATACATAATGGTGCTTTATAATACCGCCTGGCCCGATGCCTTCGGCAAGGTGCATTTTTATCAGGACATCTATAATTTGCAACATTTTAACATTTAG
- a CDS encoding Hsp20/alpha crystallin family protein — translation MSTQALTKNNFLPSTFDEFFRPWNTWFDGFELRPNWASASLPAVNVVESKDDYKISLAAPGMEKNDFKIVVEGGNLTISAEKEDEKEVNKTRFTRREYNYSSFTRSFTLPTGVNKEHIAASYEKGILQLTLPKKEEARRNGGPVHVPVS, via the coding sequence ATGTCTACACAAGCATTAACCAAAAACAATTTCCTGCCCAGTACTTTCGATGAATTTTTCCGGCCCTGGAACACCTGGTTCGATGGCTTTGAGCTTCGTCCCAACTGGGCATCTGCCAGCCTGCCAGCGGTCAACGTAGTGGAAAGTAAAGACGATTACAAAATTTCACTCGCGGCGCCCGGGATGGAAAAAAATGACTTCAAAATAGTAGTAGAAGGAGGTAACCTGACCATCAGCGCGGAAAAAGAAGATGAAAAAGAGGTGAACAAAACCCGCTTCACCCGCAGGGAGTATAACTACAGCAGCTTCACCCGCAGCTTTACCTTGCCAACCGGTGTGAACAAGGAACATATTGCCGCCAGCTACGAAAAAGGTATTCTACAGTTAACGCTCCCCAAAAAAGAAGAGGCACGTCGTAACGGAGGCCCGGTACATGTCCCCGTTAGCTGA